Proteins encoded within one genomic window of Manduca sexta isolate Smith_Timp_Sample1 chromosome 18, JHU_Msex_v1.0, whole genome shotgun sequence:
- the LOC115449244 gene encoding coiled-coil domain-containing protein 13 isoform X1 gives MEKQKTSSSKMRSSKQVTNLKEEKIGDLAAKIEETDEMKLKMLAALEQPDSDDILYPPELNAHLIEQLKVMTCENNELRKCVFTKDQEIKELNKTISDLNQRIRDIISGTGPAISSKSAGIISAKITELCKQNRHLVAEVEGYKTKNSALERKVMQLDIINKENEKLDACLCKDDPTEASPDELKELNNKLAAINKKLYESKNRNLELKNDILIATKILQQELGDKFTSIKELQNDLAGWKGRAQQILLLQARVSELEDKLNGKHKDLIEAKRKDQSQIIREIEMKRKKEADQAIKELESLRAENQELKKKLDGAKCRIKNLECDATLIRQKMQTFLEKSNHDDMLINEQRNQIKSSELYYQEILKENTTKMNKMNSEMGEYQKLIKNTDAKIDALRKQANEKSAKIEELRAQLLRYEECSLQSVFFTPMKTATDNEIKQLSELVVTLNDRLDSERHKWDELEVSHRKIKEKKRRLERKVLNLEDELKLFKESKRGSRVSKTSVQKDTVIDMFGTTSVTKKQSSITAVVEKPSESSSSESQPVEGYENLDKDDLKFKLELADEKLKIMEDKLKMIEEEKQDDYKHLTDMIQTSKQLFNEALAVLQREKCLCS, from the exons ATGGAGAAACAAAAAACTTCTTCATCGAAAATGCGAAGCTCTAAACAAGTGACGAACttgaaagaagaaaaaataggTGATTTGGCTGCTAAAATAGAAGAGACCGATGAAATGAAGTTGAAAATGTTAGCAGCATTAGAACAACCCGATTCtgatgatatattatatccCCCAGAATTAAATGCACATTTAATAGAACAATTAAag gtGATGACATGTGAAAACAATGAGCTGCGCAAATGCGTGTTTACGAAAGATCAAGAGATCAAAGAATTAAACAAAACCATCAGCGACTTAAACCAAAGGATTCGCGATATCATTTCGGGCACAGGACCTGCGATATCATCTAAATCTGCTGGAATAATCAGTGCAAAAATAACAGAACTTTGTAAGCAAAATCGACACTTGGTCGCAGAAGTTGAGggctataaaactaaaaattctGCGTTGGAAAGAAAGGTTATGCaactagatataataaataaagaaaatgagaAGTTAGACGCGTGTTTATGTAAGGACGATCCAACTGAAGCAAGTCCTGATGAACTTAAAGAACTTAACAATAAACTGGCagctataaacaaaaaactttacGAAAGTAAAAATAGGAACTTGGAGTTAAAAAATGATATACTGATAGCAACAAAGATACTCCAACAAGAACTCGGGGATAAGTTCACGAGTATCAAAGAGTTGCAAAATGATCTTGCTGGGTGGAAAGGGAGGGCTCAGCAAATTCTCTTATTACAAGCACGAGTCAGCGAGTTAGAAGATAAACTAAACGGAAAGCACAAAGATCTTATTGAGGCGAAGCGAAAGGATCAGAGTCAG ATAATAAGAGAAATTGAaatgaaaagaaagaaagaagccGACCAAGCAATAAAAGAACTTGAGTCATTGCGAGCTGAAAACCAGGAGTTGAAGAAAAAACTGGACGGCGCGAAGTGCAGGATCAAGAATTTGGAATGCGACGCCACGCTTATCAGGCAGAAGATGCAGACATTCCTAGAGAAGAGCAACCATGATGACATGCTGATCAATGAACAAAGA aatCAAATAAAGAGCTCTGAACTATACTATCAAGAGATTTTGAAAGAGAACACTACGAAGATGAACAAGATGAATAGTGAAATGGGCGAATATCAAAAACTTATCAAAAATACCGATGCAAAAATCGACGCGCTAAGGAAACAGGCTAACGAAAAGTCTGCGAAAATTGAAGAACTCAGAGCGCAGCTGCTTCGATATGAAGAATGCTCATTGCAAAGCGTATTCTTTACTCCAATGAAAACTGCTActgataatgaaataaaacaactttctGAACTCGTCGTAACTCTAAATGATAGATTAGATTCCGAGAGACACAAATGGGACGAACTAGAGGTATCTCACAGGAAGATTAAAGAAAAAAAGCGGAGGCTGGAAAGGAAGGTGCTTAACCTCGAagacgaattaaaattatttaaggagTCGAAACGTGGATCGAGGGTTTCCAAAACTTCTGTCCAAAAAGACACGGTGATTGATATGTTTGGGACCACATCTGTAACAAAGAAACAATCGTCTATCACCGCTGTAGTGGAAAAACCAAGCGAAAGTTCTTCATCAGAATCTCAGCCTGTAGAAGGATATGAAAACTTGGATAAAgacgatttgaaatttaaattggaATTAGCGGATGAAAAGTTAAAAATCATGgaggataaattaaaaatgatagaAGAGGAAAAGCAAGATGATTATAAACATCTCACCGACATGATTCAGACTTCAAAGCAACTATTCAATGAGGCACTGGCGGTGTTGCAAAGAGAAAAGTGTCTGTGCTCGTAG
- the LOC115449244 gene encoding coiled-coil domain-containing protein 13 isoform X2, with protein sequence MTCENNELRKCVFTKDQEIKELNKTISDLNQRIRDIISGTGPAISSKSAGIISAKITELCKQNRHLVAEVEGYKTKNSALERKVMQLDIINKENEKLDACLCKDDPTEASPDELKELNNKLAAINKKLYESKNRNLELKNDILIATKILQQELGDKFTSIKELQNDLAGWKGRAQQILLLQARVSELEDKLNGKHKDLIEAKRKDQSQIIREIEMKRKKEADQAIKELESLRAENQELKKKLDGAKCRIKNLECDATLIRQKMQTFLEKSNHDDMLINEQRNQIKSSELYYQEILKENTTKMNKMNSEMGEYQKLIKNTDAKIDALRKQANEKSAKIEELRAQLLRYEECSLQSVFFTPMKTATDNEIKQLSELVVTLNDRLDSERHKWDELEVSHRKIKEKKRRLERKVLNLEDELKLFKESKRGSRVSKTSVQKDTVIDMFGTTSVTKKQSSITAVVEKPSESSSSESQPVEGYENLDKDDLKFKLELADEKLKIMEDKLKMIEEEKQDDYKHLTDMIQTSKQLFNEALAVLQREKCLCS encoded by the exons ATGACATGTGAAAACAATGAGCTGCGCAAATGCGTGTTTACGAAAGATCAAGAGATCAAAGAATTAAACAAAACCATCAGCGACTTAAACCAAAGGATTCGCGATATCATTTCGGGCACAGGACCTGCGATATCATCTAAATCTGCTGGAATAATCAGTGCAAAAATAACAGAACTTTGTAAGCAAAATCGACACTTGGTCGCAGAAGTTGAGggctataaaactaaaaattctGCGTTGGAAAGAAAGGTTATGCaactagatataataaataaagaaaatgagaAGTTAGACGCGTGTTTATGTAAGGACGATCCAACTGAAGCAAGTCCTGATGAACTTAAAGAACTTAACAATAAACTGGCagctataaacaaaaaactttacGAAAGTAAAAATAGGAACTTGGAGTTAAAAAATGATATACTGATAGCAACAAAGATACTCCAACAAGAACTCGGGGATAAGTTCACGAGTATCAAAGAGTTGCAAAATGATCTTGCTGGGTGGAAAGGGAGGGCTCAGCAAATTCTCTTATTACAAGCACGAGTCAGCGAGTTAGAAGATAAACTAAACGGAAAGCACAAAGATCTTATTGAGGCGAAGCGAAAGGATCAGAGTCAG ATAATAAGAGAAATTGAaatgaaaagaaagaaagaagccGACCAAGCAATAAAAGAACTTGAGTCATTGCGAGCTGAAAACCAGGAGTTGAAGAAAAAACTGGACGGCGCGAAGTGCAGGATCAAGAATTTGGAATGCGACGCCACGCTTATCAGGCAGAAGATGCAGACATTCCTAGAGAAGAGCAACCATGATGACATGCTGATCAATGAACAAAGA aatCAAATAAAGAGCTCTGAACTATACTATCAAGAGATTTTGAAAGAGAACACTACGAAGATGAACAAGATGAATAGTGAAATGGGCGAATATCAAAAACTTATCAAAAATACCGATGCAAAAATCGACGCGCTAAGGAAACAGGCTAACGAAAAGTCTGCGAAAATTGAAGAACTCAGAGCGCAGCTGCTTCGATATGAAGAATGCTCATTGCAAAGCGTATTCTTTACTCCAATGAAAACTGCTActgataatgaaataaaacaactttctGAACTCGTCGTAACTCTAAATGATAGATTAGATTCCGAGAGACACAAATGGGACGAACTAGAGGTATCTCACAGGAAGATTAAAGAAAAAAAGCGGAGGCTGGAAAGGAAGGTGCTTAACCTCGAagacgaattaaaattatttaaggagTCGAAACGTGGATCGAGGGTTTCCAAAACTTCTGTCCAAAAAGACACGGTGATTGATATGTTTGGGACCACATCTGTAACAAAGAAACAATCGTCTATCACCGCTGTAGTGGAAAAACCAAGCGAAAGTTCTTCATCAGAATCTCAGCCTGTAGAAGGATATGAAAACTTGGATAAAgacgatttgaaatttaaattggaATTAGCGGATGAAAAGTTAAAAATCATGgaggataaattaaaaatgatagaAGAGGAAAAGCAAGATGATTATAAACATCTCACCGACATGATTCAGACTTCAAAGCAACTATTCAATGAGGCACTGGCGGTGTTGCAAAGAGAAAAGTGTCTGTGCTCGTAG